In Phlebotomus papatasi isolate M1 chromosome 1, Ppap_2.1, whole genome shotgun sequence, the following proteins share a genomic window:
- the LOC129799135 gene encoding spastin isoform X4: protein MSSGSRHPVSGPGPGDPLLAKQKHHHRRAFEYISKALKIDEENEGQKEIAIELYRKGIQELERGIAVDCWSGRGDVWERAQRLHDKMQTNLSMARDRLHFLASGRKLTVGTKRPANLGVMNKSQTLPRSMGGTKVGGSGGQPQRPVLKSIATPPAVRRQLSISGNSPIRKAGTNTGRNTPPPRSRTPLGAPSSTTPTTISVKGVEQKLVQIIMDEIVEGGSKVEWSDIVGQDVAKQALQEMVILPSVRPELFTGLRSPARGLLLFGPPGNGKTLLARAVATECSATFFNISAASLTSKYVGDGEKLVRALFAVAREMQPSIIFIDEVDSLLSERSTGEHEASRRLKTEFLVEFDGIPGNPEGDRIVVLAATNRPQELDEAALRRFPKRVYVSLPDLETREMLLRRLLEKQGSPLSMEALRRLANQTEGYSGSDLTALAKDAALEPIRELNVEQVKNMDPTKVRSITEQDFMNSLKRIRRSVAPQSLTAYEKWSQDFGDVTI from the exons GTCAGAAAGAAATTGCCATTGAGCTCTATCGTAAGGGGATTCAGGAACTTGAGCGAGGAATTGCTGTGGACTGCTGGAGTGGACGAGGAGATGTCTGGGAACGAGCTCAACGTCTTCATGACAAAATGCAGACCAATTTGTCCATGGCACGAGATCGATTGCATTTTCTTG CTTCCGGGAGGAAATTGACCGTGGGTACGAAGCGTCCGGCGAATCTGGGTGTGATGAATAAGTCGCAGACTCTGCCCCGCAGCATGGGTGGCACGAAGGTGGGTGGAAGTGGAGGACAACCTCAACGTCCTGTACTCAAATCCATCGCAACACCGCCGGCTGTGCGACGTCAGCTTTCG ATCTCTGGTAACTCTCCCATCCGCAAGGCAGGGACCAACACTGGTCGCAATACTCCACCGCCCCGTTCCAGGACACCTCTTGGGGCTCCATCGAGCACGACTCCCACCACGATTTCGGTGAAGGGAGTGGAGCAGAAGCTGGTGCAGATCATCATGGATGAAATTGTGGAGGGTGGCTCGAAGGTGGAATGGAGTGATATTGTGGGACAGGATGTGGCCAAGCAGGCTCTGCAGGAAATGGTGATTCTGCCTTCGGTGCGTCCAGAGTTATTTACAGGCCTGCGAAGTCCAGCCCGTGGACTGTTGCTCTTTGGTCCACCGGGAAATGGGAAGACCCTGCTGGCTCGTGCTGTGGCCACAGAGTGCTCTGcgacatttttcaacatttccgCCGCATCGCTCACCAGTAAGTACGTTGGAGATGGGGAGAAGCTGGTTAGGGCGCTTTTTGCTGTGGCCAGAGAGATGCAACCGtcgattatttttatcgatGAGGTGGACAGTTTGCTGTCGGAGAGGAGTACGGGAGAGCATGAGGCATCTCGTAGACTTAAGACGGAATTTCTGGTGGAGTTTGATGGGATCCCGGGGAATCCAGAAGGAGACAGGATTGTTGTGCTAGCTGCTACAAATAGACCCCAGGAACTCGATGAAGCTGCACTGAGGCGATTCCCGAAGCGAGTGTATGTCTCACTGCCGGACCTCGAGACGCGGGAGATGCTCCTGAGACGACTGCTGGAAAAGCAAGGAAGCCCTCTGTCCATGGAAGCCCTCAGACGACTAGCAAATCAGACAGAAGGATATTCTGGGTCTGATCTGACAGCCCTGGCTAAGGATGCGGCCCTGGAGCCCATCCGGGAGCTCAATGTTGAACAGGTGAAAAATATGGATCCAACCAAAGTGAGATCTATCACTGAGCAAGACTTCATGAATTCTCTCAAACGCATTCGCCGATCTGTTGCACCACAGAGCTTGACAGCTTATGAGAAATGGTCTCAGGATTTCGGGGATGTTactatttaa
- the LOC129799135 gene encoding spastin isoform X3 yields the protein MSSGSRHPVSGPGPGDPLLAKQKHHHRRAFEYISKALKIDEENEGQKEIAIELYRKGIQELERGIAVDCWSGRGDVWERAQRLHDKMQTNLSMARDRLHFLEILMEELKLENLESTSRNHTKVSSCNNKRKDKDNSVSKNLLTTTTGTNNTRTLSQPSKNVVINKNTKPEASGRKLTVGTKRPANLGVMNKSQTLPRSMGGTKVGGSGGQPQRPVLKSIATPPAVRRQLSISGNSPIRKAGTNTGRNTPPPRSRTPLGAPSSTTPTTISVKGVEQKLVQIIMDEIVEGGSKVEWSDIVGQDVAKQALQEMVILPSVRPELFTGLRSPARGLLLFGPPGNGKTLLARAVATECSATFFNISAASLTSKYVGDGEKLVRALFAVAREMQPSIIFIDEVDSLLSERSTGEHEASRRLKTEFLVEFDGIPGNPEGDRIVVLAATNRPQELDEAALRRFPKRVYVSLPDLETREMLLRRLLEKQGSPLSMEALRRLANQTEGYSGSDLTALAKDAALEPIRELNVEQVKNMDPTKVRSITEQDFMNSLKRIRRSVAPQSLTAYEKWSQDFGDVTI from the exons GTCAGAAAGAAATTGCCATTGAGCTCTATCGTAAGGGGATTCAGGAACTTGAGCGAGGAATTGCTGTGGACTGCTGGAGTGGACGAGGAGATGTCTGGGAACGAGCTCAACGTCTTCATGACAAAATGCAGACCAATTTGTCCATGGCACGAGATCGATTGCATTTTCTTG aaattttgatgGAAGAActgaaattagaaaatttagaaTCTACCTCAAGAAATCACACTAAAGTGTCTAGTTGTAATAACAAGCGTAAAGATAAAGACAATAGTGTTAGTAAGAATCTCCTGACGACGACCACGGGGACAAATAATACTAGAACATTGTCTCAGCCATCGAAGAATGTTGTGATAAATAAGAACACTAAACCTGAAG CTTCCGGGAGGAAATTGACCGTGGGTACGAAGCGTCCGGCGAATCTGGGTGTGATGAATAAGTCGCAGACTCTGCCCCGCAGCATGGGTGGCACGAAGGTGGGTGGAAGTGGAGGACAACCTCAACGTCCTGTACTCAAATCCATCGCAACACCGCCGGCTGTGCGACGTCAGCTTTCG ATCTCTGGTAACTCTCCCATCCGCAAGGCAGGGACCAACACTGGTCGCAATACTCCACCGCCCCGTTCCAGGACACCTCTTGGGGCTCCATCGAGCACGACTCCCACCACGATTTCGGTGAAGGGAGTGGAGCAGAAGCTGGTGCAGATCATCATGGATGAAATTGTGGAGGGTGGCTCGAAGGTGGAATGGAGTGATATTGTGGGACAGGATGTGGCCAAGCAGGCTCTGCAGGAAATGGTGATTCTGCCTTCGGTGCGTCCAGAGTTATTTACAGGCCTGCGAAGTCCAGCCCGTGGACTGTTGCTCTTTGGTCCACCGGGAAATGGGAAGACCCTGCTGGCTCGTGCTGTGGCCACAGAGTGCTCTGcgacatttttcaacatttccgCCGCATCGCTCACCAGTAAGTACGTTGGAGATGGGGAGAAGCTGGTTAGGGCGCTTTTTGCTGTGGCCAGAGAGATGCAACCGtcgattatttttatcgatGAGGTGGACAGTTTGCTGTCGGAGAGGAGTACGGGAGAGCATGAGGCATCTCGTAGACTTAAGACGGAATTTCTGGTGGAGTTTGATGGGATCCCGGGGAATCCAGAAGGAGACAGGATTGTTGTGCTAGCTGCTACAAATAGACCCCAGGAACTCGATGAAGCTGCACTGAGGCGATTCCCGAAGCGAGTGTATGTCTCACTGCCGGACCTCGAGACGCGGGAGATGCTCCTGAGACGACTGCTGGAAAAGCAAGGAAGCCCTCTGTCCATGGAAGCCCTCAGACGACTAGCAAATCAGACAGAAGGATATTCTGGGTCTGATCTGACAGCCCTGGCTAAGGATGCGGCCCTGGAGCCCATCCGGGAGCTCAATGTTGAACAGGTGAAAAATATGGATCCAACCAAAGTGAGATCTATCACTGAGCAAGACTTCATGAATTCTCTCAAACGCATTCGCCGATCTGTTGCACCACAGAGCTTGACAGCTTATGAGAAATGGTCTCAGGATTTCGGGGATGTTactatttaa